The genomic interval TTGTCACAAGATGGAATTTTGGTGGTTGTAGTCACCCTCAGCAAAACCAACGGGGCCATCTTGTCCGGACCCGATATCATCTCGCGCGGTTTTGTCTACGTGCGCGAATCGGAACAACTGATGGAAGAAGCCAACCGCATCGTCACGCAGACGATGGAGAAATGCGTCAAAGATCGCGTCAGCGAATGGGCTTCTCTGAAAACCAGCATTCGGGATAGCCTGAGTCGATTCCTGTACGAACGGACGCGGCGACGGCCGATGATTTTGCCGATTATCATGGAAGTGTGATCTCGAGCCGAGAGTCCTTGTCTCACAAGGGCGCTCGGCTCGCTTCCTTTTAGTGGATGTACATATAATGCGAATGTCCTTTCTTGGCATTCTTCATAACGTCATACTCGCTGACAGCCGGACAAAACGAGGCAGCAGCGTCTCTTCTTGGGATACCACCTCAGTGACCAAACCGTCAATTCTCTTTGGAGGACAGGAGCAGAGTCACAATGGTGAAGTTCGAAGAAAGAATCCCGCGCTGTTGCTTCTTCGGCGTTATCCTAATTGCTTATGGCAGGGGCTTTTTGGATGTAAGTTGGATCTTGGAGTTGCTCAAGCATAAACCGGGCTAGATCGGCACGAGAAAGTCTGGCTCTGATGATTCCGTGACCATAATAACCAACCCGAACCTTGCCTGTACCCGGCTTATTGGTCAGAAACGGCACGCGCACCAGTGTCCAATCAAGCTCGGATGTGCGAATCGCGTCAGCCATGGTTACGATTTCTTTATATGCCCCGCGCATGCCAAGCTTTATCAAGGTGACCAAGAGCTGAAACTTGAAATCAAACCGGTCATTCGGATCACCAGCGCTTGCTGTGGATACAGCTATGATCCGACGTACACCATGTTTTTTCATCGCCGAGAGGATCTGTTTCGTCCCGGTGCTTAGTGGGGTTCCTTTCACATTTCCTGTCGGTCCCAAAAGACTGATGACCGCTTCTGCCCCACATACGGTCTGCTCAATCGCCTCTATGTCCGTCAACGAACCTTGCACAATCGTTAATCGTTCGCTTTTGATGGCCAGTTTTGCCGGATTGCGAGCGAACGCCACAACTTCATATCCGGCTTCAAGAGCCTGTTTGACAAGAAGCTGTCCCGTTATGCCTGTTGACCCGAAAACAGCGATTCGCATCTTGTTCACCTCCACTGATTGAGTGTAACTCAATCTGATTCAGGCTTCCACAGGGTGCGGACCTCTGCCTCCAAGTGTATACTGGTGACATTTGTCGGAGGAAAGGCCACGGGCAAATGGTGGAGGGTCGAGGGACAGCTCACTTATGTGAAGTGTGCGGCAAACCCAATAACGTCGATTCGTCAGCGGACGCCCATGGGACTGAAGACAATCAACCCTCAGGATTGTTGGCGAACACGGCCTCACTTCTCAACCGTCTACCCGAAAGAGTGGAAAGGTTCCCGGTTTCACTGTAAGATGGAGAAGACATCGGAGTAGCGATGATGGAGAAACCGCCCGTCATTTCAATTGAAGGCGGTCGGAATTTGAAACATTGCAGGTGAGCAAGATGAAATTGGAAATTACGCCGGAGGCACTGGATTGGTTTCGAAATGAACTGTCGCTGAACAAAGGGGATACGGTTCGGTTGCTGATACATTATCAGGAACAGGAAGCCCATTGTTTTGCAGGTACGGGTTTCTCCATGCGGTATTCATTGGAGAAACCGAGGAAGATCGGTTTATTGGCCGAGGTTGAGGGAATCACGTTTTTCATCGATGATGACGACCTGTTGTTCTACCCTGACGCTGATCGACTGCTGCTTCGGTATGACCGTGGAGAGGACAGGATTGTCTATCAAATGGACTAAGGCGTGTCTGCACATCCGTAAAGGAGAAAATTTCCAGGCGAGCGACTTACCAAGTCCGGAAGAGCAAAGACCCGGAAAGCACAGGAACCGAATCACGGGCAATTTCCGCTGAGCGACGTATTTTGCCCGTGTCCTGCGCTCACCGCGCAGCGATCATCGTTGAAGGGCGCAGGTGGAGCGAGGCGGGAAAGCGGTGCGATCCAAATTCACCAGACACGCCTCAGGCGGACTGAAGTGGGAGTTGGACCCTTGAACAAAGAAGGCGACTCCCTTTTTTCGTTTCTGTCCGATAACCAGTGTAGCCATTGCGCATACTAACGGAAAATAGCGAGGAGGATGCGTGATGGAACAGGACCGGGAACAGACGACACCGGAAGCGGAACGGGCGGAGGAAATGAGACGACGAAATGTGATGAACGCGATTCAGCAATTGGGGCAATCCAATGTGCCGCAAATCGAGTCCAACATTTATTGTTTGTCCGTGATCGGTCAGATTGAGGGGCATTTGGTACTTCCTTCGCAAAACAAGACAACCAAGTACGAACATATCATCCCGCAACTGGTGGCGGCCGAGCAAAATCCGCAAGTTGAGGGAATAATCATCGTGTTGAATACGGTGGGAGGCGATGTGGAAGCAGGATTGGCGATCGCCGAAATGATTTCCACGATGAGCAAACCGACTGTGTCGTTGGTGCTGGGAGGCGGTCACAGTATCGGTGTCCCGATCGCCGTGTCGGCCGATGTCAGCTTCATCGCGGAAACGGCCACGATGACGATTCATCCCGTAAGGCTGACGGGTTTGGTCATCGGAGTGCCCCAGACATTTGAATATCTGGAAAAAATGCAAGAGCGAGTCATCCGGTTTGTCGCTCGTCATTCCAATATATCCGAGGAGCTGTTCCGGGATTTGATGTTTCGAACCGGGGAGTTGGCCAGGGATATCGGCACCAATGTAGTCGGTACCGACGCTGTGAAATTCGGCTTGATCGACCGGCTGGGCGGGTTGGGAGACGCCATGGCCGAGTTGAACCGGATGATCCGGTCGCGAAAGGAGCAACCTCTCCAATGATTCACTACTCCGTCATGCCGTTGGAACTGGTTTTTGAGGACCCTGAAAACCAACCCAAATACCATGAGACGTCTGTCAACGGTGTTCATATGTTGATCGAGTGGACCGGACCGTCGGAGGCGCGTATCGTACGCCTGCTTTCTCCCAATCCGCAAGATTATTTAAACCCCAGGTTTCAACCGGGAAATCGCATTCCCCTGAAATGGGCCGACTGATGGCGAAGGAGTGTCCGTTCATTTGTCGAAGCAAGAGAAGGGTGGCCTTTTTCCATCCGGTGATCTTCGCGCATGGCGAAGCGGGCGGAAAAGGATCACCCGACCCGGAATGACCGGAATAGGCGCAATTTTATGCCCTTTCCTGCTTGCGCTTCACTTCCGCTGGTATCATCAGCCTAAGGTACAGATGAAAAGGGGATTGGCATGGCCAAAAGCAAAACCAAACGCAATGAACAGATTCAGCGGGCGATTCAATTTGAACTCTACGGGATTCTTATTCTTACGCTGTCGGTGGTGGCGATGGCCGGACTTGGAGCGGTGGGACGTTCGCTTACCTACGTTTGCCGGATGTTGATCGGCAACTGGAACTTTTTGATTCCTTCCGCTACAGCCGTGTTGGGCGTCTACGTGATGGTGAAGCGTCGCTGGCCGTCGGAATGGACACCGCGGTGGACCGGAACCGTTTTGTTTATGGTCGCCTTTCTGGTATTTAACCATATGAGCATGTTTGATCAACTGCGCGAACATGGAAAAGAGGGGCCGATTCTGCTCACTACCTGGCAAGCGATTTTGGACGAAAGGAATTCGCGATTGCCGACGGATATCGGGGGTGGAATGGTGGGCGCCCTGTTCTACGCATTATTCCACTATTTATTTGATGATTCGGGAACACCGTTGGCTTCTGTGGCGATGGCGGCGGCCGGTTTGCTTTTGATGACGGGATTTTCCTTTGTCCAATTGCTGCGCCTGGGCAAATCACGATGGTTGCAACAATGGGCAAGGTGGAAACAGGGGTTGAACAACGTTTGGAGACGGGGGAAAACGGAGATAGCGAACAAAAAAGCCAAACGGGCCGAGCCGGAAGCAGTCATGAGGGAGAGCGAAGAGATTCCGGTGATTCATGATTTCACCGAAAAAGCCCATGAAACCACCGTGGCCGACACGGACGGACCGGAAACAGAAGCGGATACCCCTCCCAAGGATCAAACCACAACATCCACACGCAAAAAAGCCGACAAAAACGAGTCGATCGTCGTCCAGTTGCAAACTGATGCGGGAATTTCGCCTGAATCGTACCAATTGCCCGCCTATTCGTTGTTGGGCAAACCAAAAAAGACGGGGAAAGCGCGGGAACGGCAGGATATGACCGCCAACGCCAAAAAACTGGAAGCGACATTGGAAAGTTTCGGAGTCAAGGCCAAAGTGATGCAAATTCACCGAGGACCGTCGGTGACACGGTATGAGGTGCAGCCGGACATCGGCGTCAAAGTGAGCCGAATCGTCAATTTGGCGGACGATTTGGCATTGGCGCTCGCGGCCAAGGATATTCGAATCGAGGCGCCCATCCCGGGAAAATCGGCGATCGGGATTGAGGTGCCCAACCGGGAAGTGGCCATCGTCAGCCTGCGTGAAGTATTGGAAAGCGCGCAATATCACGAATCCACCTCCAAACTGAGCATTGCTCTGGGAAGGGACATCTCCGGGGAGCCGATCGTCGGCGACTTGGCCAAGATGCCGCATCTGTTGGTGGCCGGTGCAACCGGATCGGGCAAAAGTGTATGCATCAACGGGATGATCACCAGTCTGTTGTACAAGGCCAAACCAAACGAGGTCAAAATGATGATGATCGATCCCAAAATGGTGGAACTAAACGTATACAACGGGATTCCCCATCTGTTGGCGCCGGTGGTGACCGATCCCCGCAAGGCGGCGATCGCACTGAAAAAAGTGGTTGCCGAGATGGAAAACCGATATGAGCTGTTCGCCAAATCCGGGGCGCGGGATATCGAACGGTTCAATCAGATGGTAATGGACAAAAAATTGGGAGATACCGCTCCATTGCCCTACATCGTCGTCATCGTGGACGAATTGGCTGATTTGATGATGGTGGCGCCCGCCGATGTGGAGGATGCCATCTGCCGTCTGGCGCAGATGGCGCGAGCCGCGGGCATTCATCTGATTTTGGCCACACAGCGCCCGTCCGTCGATGTCATCACCGGTGTCATCAAAGCCAATATTCCCTCCCGGATCGCATTCGGCGTTTCATCCCAAGCCGATTCCCGCACCATCCTGGACATGGGGGGAGCGGAAAAGTTGTTGGGGCGCGGGGACATGCTGTACCTGCCGATGGGTGCCAACAAACCGATCCGCGTGCAAGGCGCATTGGTGACAGATCGGGAAGTGGAAGCGGTGGTTCAGTTCGTCAAAGAACAACAGCAGGCGCGGTACCTTGAGGCGATGATTCCGAAAGATCATGAGGTGACGGAACAGGAAGAAGTGGACGATGAGCTGTATCCGCAAGCGGTGCAAGTGGTGGTGGAAGCCAAGACCGCTTCGGTTTCCCTTCTCCAGCGCCGCTTGCGCATCGGCTATACACGGGCTGCACGCTTGATCGACATGATGGAAAGTCACGGCATCGTCGGGCCGTATGAAGGCAGCAAACCGCGAGAGGTGCGGATGACACCGGAACAGTGGAAAGCGCAAAATCGTTCAGGTTGATACCGGGATTGTCTAAAAGTGGAAGAAAACAAAAGAGTAGAAAATTGAAGTCACCCATGGTATAACAATGAAGGAGCCACCCGGCGGCAATCCGGGTGGTTTTCAGGGGAAGGTCGCATCGCCTGACTGAAGTTCCCGTTTCGGATACATAAGACGACTTCTTCATTTTTCGGCGGTACGCCCTTCCCTGTCCATCCAGGACGGCTTGTAAGCGATTTCAATCTCCAAGCGGTTTCCTCAAGGGGGCGCATGTTTGGTGTGGTGATGGGTCAGTACTAATAGGGACGAAACCGCACTGCTTGGTTGGTTGTATGGTTTACAAGCCCGATCATGGAAACAAGGAGGAGCAAGCATGAAAAAGAAAGTCTGGATTTTCCTTTTGCTCAGCGCAGCATTGGCGTTGACAGCCGTTGGCTGCGCGCCGGGTAAAGCTCCGGGCGGCAAAGGGGGATTGTCTTCCGGGCTGGTGACAGACACCGGCGGTATCAACGACGAATCCTTCAACCAGACCGCTTGGGCCGGGATGGAGAAGGCCAAAAAGGAATTGGGCGCGGATATCCGTTACCTGGAATCCAAGCGGGATGAGGATTATGTTCCCAATCTGACCAAGTTCGCCCGGGAAGGACGCAGCATCACGTGGGGAATCGGGTTCAAGTTTGACAAGGCGATCCCGCAAGTGGCCAACCAGTTCCCCAATCAGAAGTTCGGCATTGTTGACCACAACCTGGACGGAAAAATCCCGAAAAATGTGGTGGCCATTACCTTCAAGGAACACGAAGGTTCGTTCCTGATGGGTGTCATCGCCGGTTTGACGACCAAAACCAATAAGGTCGGATTCATCGGCGGCATCTCCTCGCCGTTGATCAAGAAGTTCGAAGCCGGTTATCGTGCAGGCGTCAAAGCCGTCAATCCGAAAGCAACCGTGCAGGTGGCCTACGCGGAATCTTTCTCGGATGCGGCCAAGGGTCGTTCCTTGGCAGCCAACATGTTTGACGGCGGTGTGGATGTCATCTACCATGCGGCGGGGGCTACCGGAAAAGGCTTGTTTGACGAAGTAAAAACCCGCCCGAAGGGGAAATTCTGGGTGATCGGGGTTGACATGGATCAGTCCCGCCTGGCACCGGACCATACACTGAGTTCCATGGTGAAACGCGTCGATGTGGCAGTGTTCAACGAGATTCAAAACATCAAAGAGAACAAGTTTGATGGTGGTAAGGAAGTGCAGCTGGGCCTGAAGGAAAACGGAGTGGGCATTGCGCCAACCACCAGCAAGCATGTTCCAAAACAAGTGTTGGACAAGGTTGAGGAGTTCAAACAAAAAATCATCAAAGGTGAAATTCAGGTTCCCACCCAATAACATCAATCGCCCTGGGGGTGGATGACTCAGCGATGACGGGACGCGTTTAGCCGGGAGATGTCCGCTTCCTGCGGGGGCGTGTTGGCCCGACCCGGAAAACGGTCCCGCCTTGCATATTGAACGGATTTTCCACTGTGATTCCCGTGGAGCGTATGTGGAGAAACAGCGGCAAAACTGTGGCTTTGCTGAAAGTCGGCTAGCGGTCGCTAGCCTTTTTTACCCTTGTGAGGAGGAAGGGGGAAGAAAGATGAATGTTGTGGAGATGCGCGGCATTACCAAGCGCTTTCCGGGAATTGTGGCGAACGATCGTATCGATTTGACCGTGAAGCAGGGAGAGATACACGCGCTCTTGGGTGAAAACGGGGCGGGCAAGTCAACGCTGATGAACATACTGTTCGGGCTGTATCAACCCGATGAAGGCGAAATTCTCATCAAGGGAAAGCCCGTCCGCATCACGGGTCCGACTGTGGCGAATGAACTGGGGATCGGTATGGTTCACCAACATTTCATGCTGGTGGAACCCTTCACCGTGACGGATAACATCATCCTGGGAGCCGAACCGACAAAAGGTGGCAGGGTGCAGCGACGTCTTGCGGAACAAAAAGTGAAGGAGCTGTCCGACCGTTATGGCTTGCGCGTCGATCCCAGAGCGAAGATCCGCGATATCTCCGTGGGGATGCAACAGCGTGTGGAAATTTTGAAAACATTGTATCGGGGTGCGGACATCCTGATTTTTGACGAACCGACAGCAGTGTTGGCACCGCAGGAAATCGACGAGCTGATCGAGATCATGCGCCATCTCGTTCGAGAAGGAAAAACGATTATTTTCATTACGCACAAACTGAAGGAAATCATGCGCATCTGCGATACGGTCACCGTGATTCGTCGCGGCAAGGTGATTCGTTCGTTGCCGGTCAAAGAAACGAACGAAAAGGAATTGGCTGCACTGATGGTGGGGCGTGAAGTTTCGTTCGACATTGACAAAGAACCGGCCCGCACCAAAGATCCGGTGCTGGAGATTGAGAACCTGACGGTGGAAGACGCTCGGGGGATCGAAGCGGTTCGCGGTCTTGATCTTACGGTACATGCGGGAGAAATCGTCGGGATCGCCGGTGTGGACGGAAATGGTCAAACCGAACTGATTGAAGCCATCACCGGATTGCGAAAGGTCCGCTCAGGATCGATCAAACTGAACGGGCGAAACATCACCAATGAGCGGCCCCGTCGGATTACGGAATCCGGTGTGGGACATATCCCGGAAGACCGGCACAAACGCGGTCTGGTGCTGGATTTCAACATGGGGGAAAACATGGTGTTGCAGACATACTATCAGTCCCCGTTCTCCAAAGGCATCACCCTGCAATACCCGGAGGTTTATCAGTATGCCCAACGGCTGATCGAGGAGTTCGACGTGCGAACCCCTGACGTTTACACGCCGGCACGGGCGCTTTCCGGCGGGAACCAGCAAAAGGCGATCATCGCCCGTGAAGTGAATCGTGACCCTGATCTGCTGATTGCCGCTCAACCTACAAGGGGACTGGATGTGGGAGCA from Polycladomyces zharkentensis carries:
- a CDS encoding ClpP family protease: MEQDREQTTPEAERAEEMRRRNVMNAIQQLGQSNVPQIESNIYCLSVIGQIEGHLVLPSQNKTTKYEHIIPQLVAAEQNPQVEGIIIVLNTVGGDVEAGLAIAEMISTMSKPTVSLVLGGGHSIGVPIAVSADVSFIAETATMTIHPVRLTGLVIGVPQTFEYLEKMQERVIRFVARHSNISEELFRDLMFRTGELARDIGTNVVGTDAVKFGLIDRLGGLGDAMAELNRMIRSRKEQPLQ
- a CDS encoding FtsK/SpoIIIE family DNA translocase — translated: MAKSKTKRNEQIQRAIQFELYGILILTLSVVAMAGLGAVGRSLTYVCRMLIGNWNFLIPSATAVLGVYVMVKRRWPSEWTPRWTGTVLFMVAFLVFNHMSMFDQLREHGKEGPILLTTWQAILDERNSRLPTDIGGGMVGALFYALFHYLFDDSGTPLASVAMAAAGLLLMTGFSFVQLLRLGKSRWLQQWARWKQGLNNVWRRGKTEIANKKAKRAEPEAVMRESEEIPVIHDFTEKAHETTVADTDGPETEADTPPKDQTTTSTRKKADKNESIVVQLQTDAGISPESYQLPAYSLLGKPKKTGKARERQDMTANAKKLEATLESFGVKAKVMQIHRGPSVTRYEVQPDIGVKVSRIVNLADDLALALAAKDIRIEAPIPGKSAIGIEVPNREVAIVSLREVLESAQYHESTSKLSIALGRDISGEPIVGDLAKMPHLLVAGATGSGKSVCINGMITSLLYKAKPNEVKMMMIDPKMVELNVYNGIPHLLAPVVTDPRKAAIALKKVVAEMENRYELFAKSGARDIERFNQMVMDKKLGDTAPLPYIVVIVDELADLMMVAPADVEDAICRLAQMARAAGIHLILATQRPSVDVITGVIKANIPSRIAFGVSSQADSRTILDMGGAEKLLGRGDMLYLPMGANKPIRVQGALVTDREVEAVVQFVKEQQQARYLEAMIPKDHEVTEQEEVDDELYPQAVQVVVEAKTASVSLLQRRLRIGYTRAARLIDMMESHGIVGPYEGSKPREVRMTPEQWKAQNRSG
- a CDS encoding YlzJ-like family protein, translating into MIHYSVMPLELVFEDPENQPKYHETSVNGVHMLIEWTGPSEARIVRLLSPNPQDYLNPRFQPGNRIPLKWAD
- a CDS encoding BMP family lipoprotein, whose product is MKKKVWIFLLLSAALALTAVGCAPGKAPGGKGGLSSGLVTDTGGINDESFNQTAWAGMEKAKKELGADIRYLESKRDEDYVPNLTKFAREGRSITWGIGFKFDKAIPQVANQFPNQKFGIVDHNLDGKIPKNVVAITFKEHEGSFLMGVIAGLTTKTNKVGFIGGISSPLIKKFEAGYRAGVKAVNPKATVQVAYAESFSDAAKGRSLAANMFDGGVDVIYHAAGATGKGLFDEVKTRPKGKFWVIGVDMDQSRLAPDHTLSSMVKRVDVAVFNEIQNIKENKFDGGKEVQLGLKENGVGIAPTTSKHVPKQVLDKVEEFKQKIIKGEIQVPTQ
- a CDS encoding ABC transporter ATP-binding protein, whose product is MNVVEMRGITKRFPGIVANDRIDLTVKQGEIHALLGENGAGKSTLMNILFGLYQPDEGEILIKGKPVRITGPTVANELGIGMVHQHFMLVEPFTVTDNIILGAEPTKGGRVQRRLAEQKVKELSDRYGLRVDPRAKIRDISVGMQQRVEILKTLYRGADILIFDEPTAVLAPQEIDELIEIMRHLVREGKTIIFITHKLKEIMRICDTVTVIRRGKVIRSLPVKETNEKELAALMVGREVSFDIDKEPARTKDPVLEIENLTVEDARGIEAVRGLDLTVHAGEIVGIAGVDGNGQTELIEAITGLRKVRSGSIKLNGRNITNERPRRITESGVGHIPEDRHKRGLVLDFNMGENMVLQTYYQSPFSKGITLQYPEVYQYAQRLIEEFDVRTPDVYTPARALSGGNQQKAIIAREVNRDPDLLIAAQPTRGLDVGAIEFIHRKLVEQRDKGKAVLLISLELDEVLKLSDRIAVIYEGKIVGWVDPKTVTEEQLGLLMAGSTAETGVSD
- a CDS encoding NAD(P)-dependent oxidoreductase is translated as MRIAVFGSTGITGQLLVKQALEAGYEVVAFARNPAKLAIKSERLTIVQGSLTDIEAIEQTVCGAEAVISLLGPTGNVKGTPLSTGTKQILSAMKKHGVRRIIAVSTASAGDPNDRFDFKFQLLVTLIKLGMRGAYKEIVTMADAIRTSELDWTLVRVPFLTNKPGTGKVRVGYYGHGIIRARLSRADLARFMLEQLQDPTYIQKAPAISN
- a CDS encoding HesB/YadR/YfhF family protein — encoded protein: MKLEITPEALDWFRNELSLNKGDTVRLLIHYQEQEAHCFAGTGFSMRYSLEKPRKIGLLAEVEGITFFIDDDDLLFYPDADRLLLRYDRGEDRIVYQMD